A stretch of the Stutzerimonas stutzeri genome encodes the following:
- a CDS encoding TrbC family F-type conjugative pilus assembly protein, whose protein sequence is MVKHLVGVAIALALSTSAVAGDLGIKPIDISTMDPQILEQARQAVSDGESARQQIPETETQWIERLASQSPVQPEQLQGAGNSEQPSKKHPLGEGVRTLIFVSWSLGATAIKDILTSYDGRPATGIVFRGIPEGMKMVDAVTKMHMLTQETQSQVSVLLDPLAFQRHGIETVPAIVLEGESDELLVKASGISSTRLVDQALSESGEKGRDLGVYGPTSEIIEPDFLQVAKARIEALDMEAMKKRAVDRFWHTQTGTPLPPVTTPATRFVDPSVIIPADLKDANGNVVQKAGRINPLEMMPFNQKLVVIDPTQAWQVRLAQREYEAHGDELFVTVMATQIPPSSGWDLFQTVEDAINGPLYLLPGDMAQRFQILRAPSVVTAEGLMFAVREYTRDELEGAEK, encoded by the coding sequence ATGGTGAAGCACCTCGTTGGCGTGGCCATAGCGCTTGCGCTCTCTACCTCAGCAGTGGCCGGTGACCTTGGCATCAAGCCAATCGATATCAGCACGATGGACCCGCAAATACTGGAACAGGCCCGGCAGGCTGTCAGCGATGGGGAGAGTGCTCGCCAGCAGATCCCCGAGACAGAAACGCAATGGATTGAGCGGCTTGCTTCGCAAAGCCCCGTGCAGCCTGAGCAGCTGCAGGGTGCCGGTAACTCCGAGCAGCCCAGCAAGAAACATCCGCTGGGTGAAGGCGTGCGCACGCTGATCTTTGTTTCCTGGTCGCTAGGCGCCACGGCCATCAAGGACATCTTGACCAGCTACGATGGACGCCCTGCAACAGGCATCGTCTTCCGGGGCATCCCTGAAGGCATGAAGATGGTCGATGCAGTCACCAAGATGCACATGCTCACGCAGGAAACGCAGAGCCAGGTTAGCGTGCTGCTGGACCCGCTCGCGTTCCAGCGACATGGCATCGAAACCGTGCCGGCTATCGTCCTGGAAGGTGAGAGCGACGAGCTGCTGGTGAAGGCCTCAGGGATCTCTTCGACTCGCCTGGTCGATCAGGCGCTGTCGGAATCGGGCGAGAAGGGGCGCGACCTCGGTGTGTATGGACCAACCAGCGAAATCATTGAGCCTGATTTCCTGCAGGTGGCCAAGGCACGCATCGAAGCGCTGGACATGGAGGCCATGAAGAAGCGCGCTGTCGATCGTTTCTGGCATACCCAGACCGGCACACCACTCCCGCCCGTTACTACGCCCGCAACACGGTTCGTGGACCCCAGCGTCATCATTCCTGCTGACCTCAAGGACGCAAACGGCAACGTGGTGCAGAAAGCGGGGCGAATAAATCCGCTGGAAATGATGCCGTTCAATCAGAAACTCGTTGTGATCGATCCCACGCAAGCTTGGCAGGTTCGGCTTGCCCAGCGGGAATACGAGGCGCATGGCGATGAGCTGTTTGTGACGGTGATGGCGACACAAATACCGCCTTCCTCTGGCTGGGATCTTTTCCAGACTGTGGAGGACGCGATCAATGGCCCCTTGTACCTGCTGCCGGGTGACATGGCGCAGCGCTTCCAAATCCTGCGAGCACCATCGGTCGTGACGGCCGAGGGACTAATGTTCGCGGTGCGCGAGTACACCCGAGATGAGCTTGAAGGAGCAGAAAAGTGA
- a CDS encoding S26 family signal peptidase, translated as MGLLRFDPEQAVVRAEARVAAKKLRGARPMPSARFLIKGSVLSLVVAGMIVGLAHRYSIAIAPQEYLCLPPYRIWIIDKGDREPVRGGIYAFHSVGLGPIFQDGTKIVKVLEGMPGDTVKVELEQTTINDQVVGEGLAVATEKGIDPQRYVREGVIAQDRYWFFGKTNDSFDSRYWGSVKGEQIVGRAYPIW; from the coding sequence ATGGGCCTTCTACGGTTTGACCCGGAACAGGCGGTTGTGCGAGCCGAGGCCCGCGTCGCGGCGAAAAAGCTTCGCGGTGCGCGGCCGATGCCAAGCGCACGATTCCTGATCAAGGGAAGCGTACTGTCCTTGGTTGTGGCCGGAATGATCGTTGGCCTCGCACATCGTTACAGCATCGCCATCGCACCGCAGGAATACCTGTGCCTACCGCCATATCGGATCTGGATCATCGACAAAGGCGACCGCGAGCCTGTGAGGGGCGGCATTTACGCCTTTCATTCGGTGGGCCTCGGTCCGATCTTTCAAGACGGAACGAAGATCGTAAAGGTGCTCGAAGGTATGCCCGGCGACACCGTGAAAGTGGAACTAGAGCAGACCACGATCAATGACCAGGTGGTCGGGGAGGGACTTGCCGTAGCCACCGAGAAGGGGATCGATCCGCAGCGATACGTGCGCGAGGGGGTGATCGCCCAGGACCGTTACTGGTTCTTCGGCAAGACCAATGACTCTTTCGACTCTCGCTATTGGGGATCGGTCAAGGGTGAACAGATTGTGGGAAGGGCATACCCGATATGGTGA
- a CDS encoding TraU family protein — MRRIKRFLPAIAACLLVIFSLPGTASAADAMCEDSGIFGPKLFTDICWACLFPIKVSGVQITPGTAPAKASKQVFCVCQEGTSGIYKPGIITAMWEPARIVENVRKPGCSPTLGGVTLPLGSKRSYGRLVQDHAKRDDMEDGSFYQTHYYAFPLLQILDLYTPTKCNPDGYLDVDIISFTEIDPTWGNATLAFFQHPESAAVANPVARAACAVESGALAAGKEPLESMWWCSGTWGGIYPLTGHVSAQDFNRTSALISARLLSQQHRRGLARRTMGDENVCTAGIYPTIPKSQYKFAQFWPKAMTQEGMWIGEHPYHWDGGTNRHIPGTLNDSMYMIWRWTDCCSKL; from the coding sequence ATGAGGCGGATCAAACGGTTCCTGCCGGCAATAGCGGCGTGCTTGTTGGTGATCTTCTCCCTACCAGGGACAGCATCAGCTGCTGATGCGATGTGTGAGGACTCTGGCATTTTCGGGCCAAAGCTGTTCACTGATATTTGCTGGGCGTGCCTGTTTCCCATCAAGGTTTCCGGTGTGCAGATCACCCCCGGCACAGCTCCGGCGAAAGCCTCGAAGCAGGTGTTCTGCGTCTGCCAAGAAGGCACATCGGGCATCTACAAGCCGGGCATCATCACAGCAATGTGGGAGCCAGCGCGCATCGTTGAGAATGTCCGTAAGCCCGGCTGCTCGCCCACTCTCGGTGGAGTCACCCTGCCACTTGGCTCCAAGCGTTCCTATGGCCGGCTGGTACAGGACCATGCAAAGCGCGATGACATGGAAGACGGGTCTTTCTACCAGACTCACTACTACGCCTTCCCCTTGCTGCAGATCCTCGACCTGTACACGCCGACCAAGTGCAATCCTGATGGCTATCTGGACGTGGACATCATTTCCTTCACCGAAATTGACCCAACCTGGGGGAACGCAACGCTAGCTTTCTTCCAGCATCCTGAATCTGCAGCGGTGGCCAACCCGGTGGCACGCGCGGCATGTGCCGTCGAGTCTGGCGCCCTGGCCGCTGGCAAGGAGCCCCTGGAGTCGATGTGGTGGTGCTCCGGCACCTGGGGCGGGATATATCCGCTGACGGGCCATGTATCAGCGCAGGACTTCAATCGCACCTCTGCATTGATCAGTGCCCGCTTGCTGAGCCAGCAGCACCGTCGCGGACTGGCCAGAAGAACGATGGGTGACGAAAACGTCTGCACGGCTGGCATTTACCCAACCATTCCGAAATCCCAGTACAAGTTCGCACAGTTCTGGCCCAAAGCGATGACGCAGGAGGGGATGTGGATCGGTGAGCACCCCTACCACTGGGACGGCGGCACGAATCGACACATTCCCGGCACCCTCAACGACAGCATGTACATGATCTGGCGATGGACAGATTGCTGCTCAAAACTGTAG